CCcgttatatatacaatatatatatatacatatatatatatacatatatatatatatatatatatatataatatatatatatatatatatatatatatatatatatatatgtatatgtatatgtatatgtatatatatatatatatatatatatatatatatatatatatatatatatatatatatatatatatatatatatatgtatatatatacaacctgTAGATGTTGTCCGaaagttttttccatattttgttgacaaaaagtaaaaaattaaaatgcaagaccggaattatttttttttattaattgatagactgcctgccccaaccaaaccctcagtcgatgtagcaacactcccttgcgGGTCAGGCTAAAAGATAGtagatgtagcagcactcccttgcgggtcaggctatttgtcagtcgatgtagcagcactcccttgcgagtcaggctataagatagtcgatgtagcaacactccacgCATGATTtacagtagaaaaaaataaaaataaaaacattttattaaaaaaattaaaaataaaaacattttattaaaaaaaataaaaataaaaacattgtttatattgttaaaaacattcagaatgtttttaaaacattctggtCAATTAAATTTGcgtttttgtgattttttttaaaaacgatttatttgtaattaaattaatggtTTTTACTTTCGTCCAACACGCAAATGTTGGACGAAagtcaaaagtaattaaaagtgaCGTATATGTTGGCGTAAGAATCACTTTTTTCCTTCCGCTCTTCCCAAAGACAACAAACTatagatctatatatatacatatatatatatatatatatatatatatatatatatatatatatatatatatctgtgtgtgtgtgtgtgtgtgtgtgtgtgtgtgtgtgtgtgtgtgtgtgtgtgtgtgtgtgtgtgtgtgtgtgtgtgtgtgtgtgtgtgtgtgtgtgtgtgtgattgtatttcaatataaaaatactttttttgcattgaaaattttaaaagtatttttgttttttatttttaattatttactatttaaaatttttttatagatgaaGCAGctggtttgaaaaaaaataataagccAATTCTTCCACCAACATCTATATACAAACAAAGCTCTCCTGTTGTATCCAGTTGGAATAAAGACAAGAATTATAAATCTGGTGCTAAAAGTGGTGCCTTTAAATTgcttttagcaaaaaatattcaaagacCTCAGTTAAAGTTTATCAATAAGGTTGATAACAGTAATAAACCTTTTGTTCCTtatataaagcaaaaacacaatgctataaaacatgataatttGAATGATTTTGGGATTGAAATAGAAGATTTTGAAAGCCATCCATATGCCTACGAACTTTCTAAGTTAGAACCTCATGATTGGCAGTTAGTGGAAGCTGAACCTTTAAAATATCCTATGTTAGACACTACAAACCTAACATATATTGACACAGATGAAggtttaaatgatttaataaacaatttaaaaaaagtaaaagaaatagCAGTTGACTTGGAACATCATTCTTATCGTTCTTTTCAGGGGTTTCTTTGCCTAATGCAAATATCAACACGCTTTGAAGACTTTATTATTGACACATTGGCACTTAGAGAAGAAATGTACaagataaatgaaattttttcagatCCTAACATACTTAAAGTTATGCATGGTGCTGATTCAGATATTGGTTGGTTGCAAAGAGATTTTGGAGTATATGTAGTGAACATGTTTGACACTGGTCAAGCTGCAAGAACACTTCATGAAGATCGTTTCTCACTGGCATATCTGTTGAGTAAATATTGCAATGTAGATGCCCAAAAGCAATACCAGTTAGCTGATTGGCGAATCAGACCAATCCCCAAAGAAATGGTTCTTTACGCGCAAGAAGACACCCATTACttattatatgtttatgatGTATTGAGGAATCAGCTGCTCAATAAAGGTAATgcaaacaaaaatcttttaaaaagtgtCTATTCTAAAAGTACTTCAATATGTGCAACCATGTATCAAAAACCATTGTTTAATAATGATAGTTATATAGCTACATATGAAAAATATAGAGGTCGACTTAATCCTCAACAGTTAGAGTGTTTTAGACTTTTGTTTGAATGGAGAGATAAAACTGCTCGTGAAGAAGATGAAAGCATTGTTTATACCCTACCAAATCATATGTTATTTCAAATTGCAGAAAATTTACCGAAAGAACCACAAGGGGTCATTGCTTGTTGCAATCCAGTTCCACCTCTTGTAAAACAGAGGAATACAGAAATTCATTTGCTCGTTATGTTGGCAAGAGAATTCGATCCTCAGAAATATCACCAGTCTAGTAACAATACTAACGATCTGCAAAACATTCAGAATACATATAAGATCAATCTTAGTGACGTCAGCTTAAAATGCGGGTTTGAAATATATAAGGTTACTGGACCAAGTGTTGAATCAAAGCAGCCAACAATCAATCTATTTGAAGATAAAGTATTTGAGGGCTATAGCAATCAAGGAAAGGCTACTGCCATCCTTAGTACTCTTATTAGTCCATTTTTAGTGTATTTACCTAATATTGGCAAAGAAATTGTTGCACCAGctgaaataaataaagcttGGGAAGAAGCGTGTAAAAAAGTAGAGGCTATACCCGATATTGTTGAGCCTTTACCTGATGTTGTTGagccaaaaaaaaagaaaaagagaccAGTTAATCATGATGCAGAAGAGAAAACACTTAGAGAGTTGTTACCAAAAAAGCAAAAGCAGGACATATCAAAAGTAGACCAAAAAGTCAAAGTTTCCTATGATGAGACTGTAAAAGAAAAAGCAGATTATGTGCCTTTTGATTACTCTGCTGTTGATatgaaaagatttattaataagTCATCTAGCTCTATTCCTTTGGATGCTTACCAATCTCAAGATGTTAAAATCGGAAAAGTTATAAAGACAGGAGTTCGTTCTAAGGCAAAATCGATGACTTTTAAgcattaatatttcaaaagatttttaatttttattgagttttattggtttagtttttaatttgtattttttcctttgaaaaatctaaaataaaagctATAGACAAAATTTTCTtggtaataaaaagttaattaagtaaGTCCAAgtactttatttgaaaaataagaataaaatttttagaaagtaacagaaattattaagtttagtaaaatagtaaatatataaataaatataaaaactaaaaaaaaacgataAGTTATTTGGGTTTTTATTtcctttagttataaaattcttttttatatataaatttattgacCTAAGAGgattaggatttttttaaattaaaaacctgaGTACCAGGATGCTTTACAAAGAAATTAGTGGTAGTACTGGTTATTTAGTGGGGTGGATGTTCTCAAAGATAATCTATATATACTGTTTAATTAACTATCGTAGATTACTGCTCTACTGTACTTGtatagttatttaatataacatcaaagtaaaatgtttattgataattgtaacgtaattattttattatcattttaatctCTAActtatacattaaatttttttttcttgtactTTTCAATCGAACAACTTTTTgtgtgattttattttaatgtgtcATATTAGGCTGAAGTATTACAATGTTTtcataatatattgtttatttctaattaaaatgaaataattatgaaattatttgatttttaaagttgttattttgtgtgtgtgtgtgtgtatatatatatatatatatatatatatatatatatatatatatatatatatatatatatatatatatatatatatatgtatatatatatatatatatatatatattcatatttgctCGCATAAAATCACGTTTCTTTCTCagatatgttttttatttaagttgtcTATAAATCTTTaggatataatattttataaaaaataaaaattatatttattttttatttctttagcaaagaaaaaggttttaatgTTTGAGCAAAAGTTATGTTTAAACTAACGCAgagaacatttaaaagttttgactggcttttaattaaaaaaccaagTCAGCGATTATGTTCAGTTTTATCTCAAGTTCccaatttaaatattgataactCTTGTGTAGAaagattaaaaagtattataagtaatgacaattttttgagAGTTCTTGTTGAAGGTGGAGGCTGTTCAGggtttcaatataaatttgaaattgataataaaattgatcCTGCAGAGGatatgatttttgaaaaagacaatGCTAAAGTTGTAGCTGACAAAGAatctgttaaaatattaaatggagCTACCATCGAATATCATACTGACCTTATTCGAGCTGGTTTTCGCGTTTCAAATATACCTAAGGCAGAAAAAAGCTGTTCATGTGgagtttcattttcaataaagttataaaataaattttttttttttttttttttcacttttttataaaaatatatattaaattgtgaaagtttatttatcaaaaagttttgtaattaacataaacataaagattgtttttgaaaaataagttatttgactttaattttaagaatatttgtttgcttttgtaaaaaaataattttcttggcTATAATATAatcttattgatatatattactattattacatGTTTTAGTataagaattctttttttttgtaaattgaggGGTTGGGGAAACAAGTTTAATCAGTGGAATCTAAGTTAAAATGTTTAGTTCTGTTTAGGTCtgtttatatttactatatatttagtttgatttttaataatatttgggcatttccatttctgtgcgtaattttttatttttctttgttttaacaattaaaaagtgGGGCTTAAAGGAATATgcatactattttgattttcttaaagaacaattatcATATTTTAGGCTACCTGGATAcctacatatttttataattttttttttttttggtgtaatAATATTGCAACAGTTTGAAaattatgcaatatttttttaaacgcttTACTCTAGCTAGAAATAATTGATGCCATTTCTCATGGAAAATATATGAGTCATAAAAGAATAATATCTCACTTGAAATAACAAGCTGTGAAATACTCACAAGCATTTTCATAAAAGTTGCTTGTGAGTATTTCACAACatgaaaaaacatgaaattaaCAAATTCGCAACTGTGATCAATTTGGAAATCgccagttttatttttatgaaaataatagacaaaACATATGCGAGTTTCCATGCATGATTTTTTGGAAGTGCccatttacaatatatttagtttgtaaaactAACACTGTTTACATACATTATTCCAATTCTGTTAATGTACCTAATTTGTTTAAGCTGGGTGTAgttaagatattaaaatattattatatctgtaatatatatattgctgACCTAGACTTAATCCCATCAAACAATTCAGATTTATTTGCTGAGAGTATTAACATAACATGTTTCTGAGCCCAATTCAGATTTATTTGCTGAAAAACCCAgagtgaaaataaaatttttattttttctaaatctttaaaaaatgacgATCACTTTTCTAGATtagataaagattttaaatacatttgttttttaggtgaaatgaatgttataataatataaccAGTTCTGATAGGTCaattttctttatcataaactCTTTTTTGATCAGTATTCATtggttttatatgaaaattgaTGGAAGTGTTATTTgacaaatatatttagttattatgcaaCAGAATAGATTAAAACTAGAATCTTATGTGGATTACAggagtatacaaaaaaaattgtaattgtatttttagttaataCTAATCAGCAATATCAATCTAAAAGCTCCAAAATGGTGCTCTTTAAATCTTgcatttagatttttaaaatttattaaaagtaaagaaaaatttctttaaacattaaaaaaacttgacaaaaaaaGCTTTAGTATAATACTATTGTTTAGATATAATACACTGATAAAATCATGTGAATTCCAAGTTTTAGAATTCAAATAAGTTATAAATCACTTTAACTATATTGAGAGTGGAATTACTGTCAATATGTAATCAGTGATATTTTATGTACCAATTTTATTTCCTGagttgtaattttatatatatatatatatatatatatatatatatatatatatatatatatatatatatatatatatatatatccttaaaTAAGGATAAGCTAAAATAACCTTAAATAAGGATAAGTTAAAACAAccttaaatgcatttttatgttggtttggtttttatttatcatttattatatttatagaaaaataagatGCAAACCCCTACAAATAAGGATTCAAAATTACACAGTAAGTTGATATCACCAATGCGTACTCCTGATTTATTGCAGAAACCATTAGTTGACAGCACAGTTAAGCGGAGAGTGTCTGATGTATGCGTATCTTTTCATAAATGTATACAACAATGGGAATCAGATAAtctattaagttttaatacagcAAGTACTCTATGCAACTTATACAGTCAGTGGAACTTTTTTGATGAGGAGGAAGAAAAGATTGAAGAGCTTTCAGAATCTTTACAACGAAAATACTATGTTAAGGTTGCACTACAACGTGAAGATTTGCTAAAGCAGCTAAAAGGACATCGTTTAaagttaaagataaatattgaaaagttaACTTCACTTGTGGATagcttaaaagtaatttattacaTGAGTGCAGCTTCTGTACAAACACTCCAACAGAATGAGCCAGAAAATATGCCTGTTGTTTTTACAACATGGACTCCTaagatgttttatataaatgctaaactaattttaaacatGTACACTAAGGAATATTTGCTAAAGGAGCGTctttttgaccatttttttgcttttcgattaaaaaaaaatgaaaccacAAAAGTTGGAATTTTGACTCAATGCATTAGTATTTGGCTTCACCAACCTTATATCGAAccaaagataaaatttttgctAGATTCAATGCTTGTAGAAGCTGAACTAAAATAAATTCTGAAATTGCACATTGTTTACacttttacaattataaattgttaattgaaattatgcaaatataacttgttttattagtttttaatttttttatcatgtatatacatttttgttaCTGCTTTGTTTACTAAGAACATTGAGctttatttgtagaatacactaacatttttaattttagtttataaataatataactaaaatggTTGAGACAGAGGTTGTTCGTAAGAAGCCTGAAATGGTTttggtatttatatatatatatatatatttgtttataacatacaaattaaattataacatacaaattaaatttatttgaaatttcccACACTTTGATACACAGGATGAGTTGGACATGCCATATGAAGAAGAAATTTTGCGACATCCCTACTCTGTGAAGTGCTGGTTAAGATATATTGAACATAAAATTGGAAATGGAGGAAAAGATCATGTTgtgaatttaatttatgaaagaGCACTTAAAGAATTACCTGGAAGGTTTATCTGTTTCTTATTTCTAATTGAAGGAATGctataaatattacttaaatcagtaaaataatttttatatatgtaaaattattattgaattagttaatagtgattattatcttttattagaagtaaaatgtaaaatgacgAAATAAAAAGTCAATGTATCTATTTTAGCTATAAATTGTGGTACAATTATTTGAGACTGAGAAGGAAGCAAACCAAGGgaaagtaaaaattttgaaatttatataaatattctcaagcattatatacatatatgtatacatatatgtatataatgcttgtgtatatatatatatatatatatatatatatatatatatatatatatatttcatgtttatatttatacaaaactttTACTTATAGATGTATTACAGATCCAATTTATGCAGATGCAAATAATGCTCATGAAAGAGCTCTGGTCTTCATGCATaaggtttaataaaatttaattttttcaaataaaaagaataaaagtgaGTTATGTAACAAAATGCAGACCCCGTTTTCAAAAAATCCAGaacttgttatttataaaatgggctattgtttttaaaatatagaatctgtattcatatatttttatatcaagaCATTTCACAGGTTCCAAATATTagcacaaaaaaataatcattttataaaagtttttaattcaagattttactgtgtaaaagattttttatgaaagaaaaatttacaattttttaaattttattatttttaaagaatttttggaATACTGTTATTTTACAAATTGAACAATTAACTTCATAACTAGGGTATGACAAAGTTATACTCTAGTTATGTGGTTAAATGTTGAAATATTGCTATAGCTTAGCAATAAAGATATTACACATTTGATTATATTGCCATTGTCACTGCTtgcaatacttttaaaataatttttaaaaattattaattaaatttttatttacttttgaaagatataattatttagtaattttttaaaaatgtttttaaaaaggtttaaaaagttttctatttgattaatcaaacttttttttttatttaaagatgccgCGCATTTGGCTAGACTACTGTCAATTTCTTATTGATCAGTGCTTTGTTACTCGAACACGTCATGCTTTTGATCGTGCATTAAGAGCCTTACCTATTACCCAGCATTCAAGAATATGGCCAAAATACTTGGCGTTTGTCAATAAGCACAACATTCCAGAAACAGCTGTTAGAGTTTACCGAAGATATATAAAGgttaaattgattatttaatatttaagctGTTATATAAAGGTATTTgttaaattgattatttaatatttaagctGTTATATAAaggtatttgttaaatttattatttaatatttaagctGTTATATGTCAGTATATACTAATTATTCACACTCTTGAATTATGATTATTTTACAGTACAGTGCTAGAAATAATTGGCAGATCAACAATCAATGATTgtctacttttgaaaaaatgatgttttatcTCCCATCTTAATTTTGGTCAATCGAATTTGATTTGCTAGAATTGCAAGgcaaactttataataaaaaaatactttttttattataaaatttttttctaaattcagGTTCATAAAATAGATCTTAATGACGTATTAATCCAACATggataaatatataactttattatttattattttgttattttgaaatagtgaatcaaaattgaaaaaaaagttgcaacttCCCCCTCACCTGGGCAAGTTGCAACAGTGAATGGGTAAGTTGCAACACAATACTTTGAAAGTACAAGCCTTGCAGAATTCACAGAAAAGTTACTAGTTAATCTGTAATTACTATTTGacaacaaaaattatgtttaaaaattatgtattacAATAAAGtaagttgtatttttattgagctgcaatacttttattatgcaAGACTTCACATATACCTGGCTTATTTAGTA
The nucleotide sequence above comes from Hydra vulgaris chromosome 09, alternate assembly HydraT2T_AEP. Encoded proteins:
- the LOC100205979 gene encoding iron-sulfur cluster assembly 2 homolog, mitochondrial → MFKLTQRTFKSFDWLLIKKPSQRLCSVLSQVPNLNIDNSCVERLKSIISNDNFLRVLVEGGGCSGFQYKFEIDNKIDPAEDMIFEKDNAKVVADKESVKILNGATIEYHTDLIRAGFRVSNIPKAEKSCSCGVSFSIKL
- the LOC100209380 gene encoding exosome complex component 10 isoform X2, translating into MNNNKVSAFSVFKAKEKIGFDIGLDSPSSKALNTPSKNGDMKSSNVKKKLKRNKNEPLSSLRNSIRKKVKKDAHHEISLKPAENKRKPSVLQVFERNWAENITDLNSSSLEREFLPQVLEQKKVQNDLHKIGYQEKSNSVVDLTAKKSEKKKSVRLKNQSSKASSAAINQEKNDITNEHSKNQIKNLSSLSGKELFNWVLAPISSERFFSEAWQKKPLFIKRRQPLYNTNWFSTKKLDKILREKNVQYTKNLDIAVYRNGQRETLNPEGRAFPSVVWKFYEDGCSIRLLNPQIFAKSVHQLTSRLQEYFGCLVGSNVYLTPPGSQGFAPHYDDIEAFVIQLEGKKHWKLYPPRNSNEVLARYSSENMQEDDKVPLIGHSTLKEFTQDILQKTVQLTQFGNSLATNLENYEYFSSFPIYSEFCLEEGSRLVNIIGELLKHHGVQCSWSSQKIDIEERFERLIDANDVMLETIGSLLDEAAGLKKNNKPILPPTSIYKQSSPVVSSWNKDKNYKSGAKSGAFKLLLAKNIQRPQLKFINKVDNSNKPFVPYIKQKHNAIKHDNLNDFGIEIEDFESHPYAYELSKLEPHDWQLVEAEPLKYPMLDTTNLTYIDTDEGLNDLINNLKKVKEIAVDLEHHSYRSFQGFLCLMQISTRFEDFIIDTLALREEMYKINEIFSDPNILKVMHGADSDIGWLQRDFGVYVVNMFDTGQAARTLHEDRFSLAYLLSKYCNVDAQKQYQLADWRIRPIPKEMVLYAQEDTHYLLYVYDVLRNQLLNKGNANKNLLKSVYSKSTSICATMYQKPLFNNDSYIATYEKYRGRLNPQQLECFRLLFEWRDKTAREEDESIVYTLPNHMLFQIAENLPKEPQGVIACCNPVPPLVKQRNTEIHLLVMLAREFDPQKYHQSSNNTNDLQNIQNTYKINLSDVSLKCGFEIYKVTGPSVESKQPTINLFEDKVFEGYSNQGKATAILSTLISPFLVYLPNIGKEIVAPAEINKAWEEACKKVEAIPDIVEPLPDVVEPKKKKKRPVNHDAEEKTLRELLPKKQKQDISKVDQKVKVSYDETVKEKADYVPFDYSAVDMKRFINKSSSSIPLDAYQSQDVKIGKVIKTGVRSKAKSMTFKH
- the LOC100209528 gene encoding cyclin-dependent kinase 2-interacting protein, with amino-acid sequence MQTPTNKDSKLHSKLISPMRTPDLLQKPLVDSTVKRRVSDVCVSFHKCIQQWESDNLLSFNTASTLCNLYSQWNFFDEEEEKIEELSESLQRKYYVKVALQREDLLKQLKGHRLKLKINIEKLTSLVDSLKVIYYMSAASVQTLQQNEPENMPVVFTTWTPKMFYINAKLILNMYTKEYLLKERLFDHFFAFRLKKNETTKVGILTQCISIWLHQPYIEPKIKFLLDSMLVEAELK